One Edaphobacter flagellatus genomic region harbors:
- a CDS encoding DUF6599 family protein, translated as MVENERRSSFLAQLVLSAVVAGGAVVAAHGQDAKTTLVEPPAPLLPLQVGDWVRQPDDPAAQPANDARTETILTEDGLKRSEHAVYRVGNAGPAVTVTAQQFVDATGAHAAYSYYQRPGSTYRGTGLGSETSASAEGYLFRSGASVVEAKGPRGAKTEALLSGIEVRLPKVAGPKGLPPLLPTYLPEKGLERESVKYALGPVSYEAMGGVLPGAILGFDKAAEAVTAKYAGKGQLTMLLYPTPQIAGDRLRAVEDEVHKRGQGAGTVVLRREGPLVLMTSGDWVLAEAKSLVEGIHPKAEVTWNKQMPLEFHTEVRKTYSLLTSIAIFCGFGALAAIVLGFGLGAGRAAVRVLQGKPAASEPEFLRIDLSGGQTAIHADGPGSQQ; from the coding sequence ATGGTTGAGAATGAGCGTCGGTCTTCGTTTTTAGCGCAGCTGGTTTTGTCGGCGGTGGTTGCCGGCGGAGCCGTGGTGGCTGCGCATGGGCAGGATGCGAAGACGACGCTGGTGGAGCCTCCTGCACCTCTGCTGCCGCTGCAGGTGGGGGATTGGGTTCGTCAGCCGGATGATCCGGCAGCGCAGCCGGCCAATGATGCCAGGACCGAGACCATTCTGACTGAGGACGGGCTGAAGCGCAGCGAGCATGCGGTCTATCGTGTGGGGAATGCCGGGCCTGCGGTGACGGTGACAGCGCAGCAATTTGTGGACGCGACGGGCGCGCATGCGGCATACAGCTACTATCAACGGCCGGGGTCTACGTATCGCGGCACGGGGCTGGGCAGTGAGACGAGTGCGAGCGCGGAGGGATATCTGTTCCGCAGTGGCGCGAGTGTGGTTGAGGCGAAGGGGCCGCGGGGGGCGAAGACGGAGGCTCTGCTGAGCGGCATCGAGGTGCGGCTGCCGAAGGTAGCGGGTCCGAAGGGGCTGCCTCCGCTGCTGCCGACCTATCTGCCGGAGAAGGGGCTGGAGCGTGAGAGCGTGAAGTATGCCCTGGGGCCGGTGAGCTATGAGGCGATGGGCGGGGTGCTGCCGGGTGCGATTCTTGGGTTCGACAAAGCTGCCGAGGCGGTAACGGCGAAGTACGCGGGGAAGGGGCAGCTGACGATGCTGCTGTATCCAACGCCGCAGATTGCGGGCGACCGGCTGCGGGCGGTGGAGGATGAGGTTCATAAGCGCGGTCAGGGGGCGGGCACGGTGGTGCTGCGCCGGGAGGGGCCGCTGGTCCTGATGACGTCGGGGGATTGGGTGCTGGCGGAGGCGAAGTCGTTGGTGGAGGGGATCCATCCGAAGGCTGAGGTGACGTGGAACAAGCAGATGCCCCTGGAGTTTCACACGGAGGTTCGCAAGACGTACAGCCTGCTGACGAGTATTGCGATCTTCTGCGGATTTGGCGCGCTGGCGGCGATTGTGCTGGGCTTTGGGTTGGGGGCGGGCCGGGCAGCAGTACGGGTGCTGCAGGGCAAACCTGCGGCCAGCGAGCCGGAGTTTCTACGGATCGACCTGAGCGGCGGACAGACGGCGATCCATGCGGATGGGCCGGGGAGTCAGCAGTAG
- a CDS encoding sensor histidine kinase yields MQRVASSLRSTRAKAVLIVVLVVTLAVFIWIIPPRAVVVHNILHHLNILPFMLAGMFFGWRGALKTILLAAVLQAPSIVRHWYKARVDAQDQIVELSTFGAAGTIAGVLADRERLQRRRVESTKAELEHVYVELQQNIEQLKKTERLTAAGQLSASLAHEIRNPLASISGAAGILARGQASAESRGECLEILTKESQRLNKLLSNFLEFARPRLPKMQRMAPGEIIHSVVSLAQHAATHQQNPLRLEIDTEPREILCDPEQIKQLLLNLVLNAMQASAAGSPVTLRSSVQNDRLCIEVCDEGKGIDPAAQARIFEPFFTTKENGTGLGLAIAAQIAVQHGGSLVCYSNGPRGTIFRMELP; encoded by the coding sequence ATGCAGCGAGTTGCCTCCAGCCTGCGGTCTACACGCGCCAAAGCAGTGTTGATTGTTGTCCTCGTGGTGACGCTTGCAGTATTTATCTGGATCATTCCACCGCGGGCTGTGGTGGTGCATAACATTCTGCACCACTTGAATATTCTGCCTTTTATGCTCGCGGGGATGTTCTTTGGCTGGCGCGGAGCATTGAAGACGATTCTGCTTGCGGCAGTCCTGCAAGCGCCTTCCATCGTCAGGCACTGGTACAAGGCGCGGGTCGATGCTCAAGACCAGATTGTTGAACTGAGTACATTCGGCGCGGCTGGCACGATTGCAGGTGTGCTTGCCGATCGGGAGCGCCTGCAGCGCCGAAGAGTTGAGAGCACCAAGGCAGAGCTGGAGCACGTGTATGTTGAGTTGCAACAGAACATCGAACAGTTGAAGAAGACGGAGCGACTTACTGCTGCGGGCCAGCTTTCCGCCAGCCTCGCGCATGAGATTCGCAATCCTCTTGCCAGTATCAGCGGAGCCGCAGGTATTCTTGCGCGTGGGCAGGCATCGGCTGAGAGTCGTGGAGAGTGCCTGGAGATTCTGACAAAAGAGTCACAGCGCTTGAATAAACTGCTTTCGAATTTTCTGGAGTTTGCGCGTCCTCGTCTGCCAAAGATGCAGCGCATGGCTCCTGGGGAGATCATTCACTCCGTCGTCAGCCTGGCGCAGCATGCCGCTACGCATCAGCAGAATCCTCTCAGGCTTGAGATTGATACGGAGCCGCGTGAAATCCTCTGCGATCCGGAGCAGATCAAGCAGCTTCTGCTGAATCTTGTTCTCAATGCGATGCAGGCCAGTGCGGCAGGAAGCCCGGTGACGTTGAGAAGTTCGGTGCAGAATGACAGGCTTTGCATTGAGGTCTGTGACGAAGGAAAGGGAATCGACCCGGCAGCTCAGGCCCGCATCTTTGAGCCGTTTTTCACGACGAAAGAAAATGGCACGGGGTTAGGACTTGCGATTGCCGCGCAGATTGCGGTGCAGCATGGTGGCTCGCTCGTCTGTTATTCCAATGGGCCTCGCGGCACGATCTTTCGCATGGAGCTGCCATGA
- a CDS encoding efflux RND transporter permease subunit has protein sequence MIRSIIEGALRQRLILVVVSVVLVGFGLNAAQRLSVDAFPDVANVQVQIATEAAGKSPEEVERFVTIPIEIAMTGLPGMTDMRSLNKPGLSLITLVFSDESDLYRERQMVSERLAELRDRMPEGVTPVLGPITNALGEVYQYTLELPGEAESHHVLTRDELIQRRTLQDWVVRPLLRSISGVAEINSTGGFVKQYETLVDPQKLHYYDLSINDVRDALSRNNANTGGGVLPQHAEQYLIRSVGLIRDINDIRNIVLKESKGTPVYIRDVAEVRIGTEVRYGAMIKNGYTEAVGGVALMTSGGNAKEIVSRVKERVAEINRRHMIPGGLQIVPYYDRSQLVDAAIHTVTEVLAEGIIFVVIILFLFLGDLRSSLIVSANLLLTPLLTFLVMNKIGLSANLMSLGGLAIAIGLMVDGSVVVVENVFGRLSHARHHGGATTEESKLNLVLSAVMEVATPTLFGVTIIILVFLPLMTLEGMEGKMFAPLAYTIAIALAISLVLSLTLSPVLSSYLLKGGSEDDTWLVRILRRPYTRMLNWAMGHCKLMAGIVLALFLGSLGLFPFLGTSFIPEMQEGTLSPNADRVPNISLEESLRMEQQMHQAMLKVPGVENIVSRVGRGESPADPAGPNEADVLASLTPFDKRPRGMTQDKISDQIRERLAVMPGLNLVMSQPISDRVDEMVSGVRADVAVMLYGDDLDVLVDKANQIAKAATAIQGTQDTRIDRVGGQQYLTISIDRGAIARYGLNTANVNDVIETAIAGKSATEIYEGERRFSGVVRLPQPLRDSVEDIRELLISSPDGPRIPLKDLASVKVVEGPALINRNMGKRRIVVGVNVQDRDLGGYVKELQQKVDEQVQLPGGYYIEWGGQFHNMERALHHLMIIVPITIAAIFFLLFVLFQSVRFAALIITVLPLASIGGIIGLFLSGEYLSVPASVGFIALWGIAVLNGVVLVSYIRKLRQEGLSQEDAVREGARMRFRPVMMTATVAALGLIPFLFATGPGSEIQRPLAIVVIGGLLSSTALTLLLLPALYATFEGRQKQAPAE, from the coding sequence ATGATCCGCTCCATCATTGAAGGCGCTCTGCGACAGCGTCTGATCCTTGTCGTCGTCTCTGTTGTGCTCGTAGGGTTCGGACTCAATGCGGCGCAGCGCCTCTCTGTCGATGCCTTTCCCGACGTTGCAAACGTACAGGTGCAGATCGCAACAGAAGCCGCCGGCAAATCACCCGAAGAAGTCGAGCGCTTCGTCACCATTCCCATTGAAATCGCGATGACGGGCCTGCCGGGCATGACCGACATGCGCTCCCTCAACAAGCCCGGACTCTCACTGATTACGCTCGTTTTCAGCGACGAGAGCGATCTCTATCGTGAGCGGCAGATGGTGTCCGAACGCCTGGCCGAGCTTCGCGATCGCATGCCTGAGGGAGTCACACCTGTCCTCGGCCCCATTACAAACGCGCTTGGAGAGGTCTATCAGTACACACTCGAGCTTCCGGGCGAAGCCGAATCCCATCACGTCCTTACGCGCGACGAGCTGATTCAGCGGCGAACGTTGCAGGACTGGGTCGTGCGGCCTCTGCTGCGTTCCATCTCCGGCGTAGCCGAGATTAACTCAACCGGAGGCTTCGTCAAACAATACGAAACTCTCGTCGATCCCCAGAAGCTGCATTACTACGATCTCAGCATCAACGACGTTCGCGACGCGCTCTCACGCAACAATGCCAATACCGGTGGCGGCGTTCTGCCGCAACACGCCGAGCAATATCTGATCCGCTCCGTCGGCCTGATCCGCGACATCAACGACATTCGCAATATCGTGCTGAAGGAATCCAAAGGCACGCCCGTCTATATTCGCGACGTCGCTGAAGTTCGCATCGGCACCGAAGTTCGCTACGGGGCCATGATCAAGAATGGCTATACCGAAGCCGTCGGTGGCGTCGCGCTGATGACCAGTGGAGGCAACGCCAAAGAGATCGTCAGCCGCGTCAAAGAGCGCGTTGCCGAAATCAACCGCCGTCACATGATTCCCGGCGGCCTGCAGATCGTCCCCTACTATGACCGCTCGCAGCTCGTCGATGCCGCCATTCATACCGTGACGGAGGTACTGGCCGAAGGCATCATCTTTGTCGTCATCATTCTGTTTCTCTTTCTCGGCGACCTTCGCTCTTCGCTTATTGTCAGCGCCAATCTTCTGCTGACACCCCTCCTCACCTTTCTGGTGATGAACAAAATTGGCCTCTCTGCAAATCTGATGTCGCTGGGAGGACTCGCCATCGCCATCGGCCTGATGGTCGACGGCTCCGTCGTCGTCGTCGAAAATGTCTTCGGCCGCCTGAGCCATGCCCGTCACCATGGCGGCGCTACGACTGAAGAATCGAAGCTAAACCTCGTTCTCTCCGCCGTGATGGAAGTAGCAACGCCCACGCTCTTCGGCGTCACCATCATCATTCTTGTCTTCCTGCCTCTGATGACGCTCGAGGGCATGGAAGGCAAGATGTTTGCACCGTTGGCCTACACCATCGCCATCGCGCTGGCCATCTCGCTCGTGCTCTCGCTCACCCTTTCGCCCGTGCTCTCCTCATACCTCCTCAAAGGTGGATCGGAAGACGACACATGGCTTGTGCGCATACTGCGCCGTCCTTACACACGCATGCTCAATTGGGCCATGGGGCATTGCAAGTTGATGGCCGGCATCGTGCTCGCCCTCTTCCTCGGCTCGCTTGGCCTCTTCCCTTTCCTCGGTACCTCCTTCATTCCCGAGATGCAGGAAGGTACACTCTCCCCGAACGCCGATCGCGTGCCGAACATTTCGCTCGAAGAATCGCTGCGCATGGAGCAGCAGATGCATCAAGCCATGCTCAAGGTGCCCGGCGTCGAAAACATCGTCTCCCGCGTAGGCCGCGGCGAATCCCCTGCCGATCCCGCCGGCCCCAACGAAGCCGATGTATTGGCTTCGCTCACTCCATTCGACAAACGTCCGCGTGGTATGACGCAGGATAAGATCTCCGACCAGATTCGCGAGCGTCTCGCCGTCATGCCTGGCCTGAATCTCGTCATGTCGCAGCCGATCTCCGACCGCGTCGACGAGATGGTCTCCGGAGTGCGCGCCGACGTTGCCGTCATGCTCTACGGCGACGATCTCGATGTCTTAGTCGATAAAGCAAACCAGATTGCGAAGGCGGCCACAGCCATTCAGGGAACGCAGGACACACGCATCGACCGCGTCGGTGGCCAGCAGTACCTCACCATCTCCATCGACCGCGGAGCCATCGCACGCTACGGCCTGAACACCGCCAACGTCAACGACGTCATCGAGACAGCCATCGCCGGCAAATCCGCAACCGAGATCTACGAAGGCGAACGCCGCTTCTCCGGCGTCGTCCGTCTCCCGCAACCCCTGCGCGACTCCGTCGAAGATATCCGCGAGCTGCTCATCAGTTCCCCCGATGGCCCGCGCATTCCACTTAAAGATCTTGCGTCCGTCAAAGTCGTCGAGGGCCCCGCGCTGATCAATCGCAATATGGGTAAACGCCGCATCGTCGTCGGTGTCAATGTGCAGGATCGCGACCTGGGAGGCTACGTCAAAGAGCTCCAGCAGAAGGTGGACGAACAGGTACAGCTGCCTGGCGGCTACTACATCGAATGGGGAGGCCAGTTCCATAATATGGAACGCGCGCTCCACCACCTGATGATCATCGTGCCCATTACCATCGCAGCCATCTTCTTTCTGCTCTTCGTTCTCTTCCAGTCCGTGCGCTTTGCTGCGCTCATCATTACTGTGCTCCCCCTTGCCTCCATCGGTGGCATCATTGGCCTCTTTCTCTCGGGCGAGTATCTCTCCGTTCCGGCATCCGTAGGCTTCATCGCACTCTGGGGGATAGCTGTGCTGAACGGAGTTGTCCTCGTCTCCTATATCCGCAAGCTCCGTCAGGAAGGACTCTCGCAGGAAGACGCCGTTCGCGAAGGCGCACGCATGCGCTTCCGCCCCGTCATGATGACAGCCACAGTCGCAGCACTAGGCTTGATTCCATTTCTCTTCGCCACCGGCCCCGGCTCCGAGATTCAGCGCCCTCTGGCCATTGTTGTCATCGGAGGCCTGCTAAGCTCCACGGCCCTGACCCTCCTGCTGCTACCCGCCCTCTACGCCACCTTCGAAGGAAGGCAGAAGCAGGCACCTGCCGAATGA
- a CDS encoding oxidative damage protection protein, which translates to MAHMVFCTKYKAEMEGLDEPPFDSDFGQKIYKNVSKKAWGEWVERQKMLLNEYRLQPWTREAQEFLVEQMNDFFFGEGGALPKEYVPEAK; encoded by the coding sequence ATGGCGCATATGGTGTTTTGCACGAAGTATAAGGCGGAGATGGAAGGGCTGGACGAGCCGCCGTTCGATTCGGATTTTGGGCAGAAGATTTATAAGAACGTGTCGAAGAAGGCGTGGGGCGAGTGGGTGGAGCGGCAGAAGATGCTGCTGAATGAGTATCGCCTGCAGCCGTGGACACGTGAGGCACAGGAGTTTCTGGTGGAACAGATGAATGACTTTTTCTTCGGCGAGGGTGGTGCTCTGCCGAAGGAGTATGTGCCGGAAGCGAAGTAA
- a CDS encoding efflux RND transporter periplasmic adaptor subunit, whose protein sequence is MHSSILVTTSRRAIPILCTALLIASVTGCKSRPQEAPPSAAITNPNEVAVTPSLAGNLKFGAPSYEQVEGTLQVAARVETNARDIAQVGSPVAGRIVNLLVFEGQAVKAGTTLALLHSNSLSDTQFALIKATSQRNLAATSVKRAEQLVEADVIGHAELERRRAEFLQADTEAASYRTQLRGLGMTSQQIRDLENSHRLSADYPIVAPRAGTVLKREVTIGQVVQPADLAFTIANLSTVWIVANVPEEDAGRLYQGMEVTARIPAMQKELRGRLTFVSPIVDPATRTVAVRMDAPNPDGQLKPDQLANMTFVGRTDRKLTIPNTAVVREENKDFVFVQSAPEKYLLREVSLGDETNDRRVVLAGLQESDRIVLDGAFHLNNQRKQNAIKGAK, encoded by the coding sequence ATGCACTCTTCCATCCTTGTCACGACCTCACGCCGCGCCATTCCAATCCTCTGCACAGCGCTCCTGATCGCATCGGTCACAGGATGCAAATCGAGGCCGCAAGAGGCGCCACCGTCTGCCGCGATCACAAACCCCAACGAGGTGGCCGTTACGCCATCGCTTGCGGGCAATCTCAAGTTTGGCGCTCCGTCTTATGAACAGGTGGAAGGAACCTTGCAGGTTGCAGCGCGCGTGGAGACAAACGCGCGCGATATCGCACAGGTCGGCTCTCCTGTCGCTGGACGCATCGTTAATCTGCTTGTCTTCGAAGGGCAAGCGGTAAAGGCTGGCACAACACTCGCACTTCTGCATAGCAACTCGCTCTCCGACACGCAGTTCGCGCTCATCAAGGCGACGTCGCAGCGCAATCTCGCAGCAACTTCCGTCAAGCGTGCTGAACAGCTCGTCGAAGCCGACGTCATCGGCCATGCCGAGTTGGAGCGCCGCCGCGCCGAGTTCCTGCAGGCAGACACAGAGGCCGCATCCTATCGCACGCAGCTTCGCGGCCTCGGCATGACATCGCAGCAGATACGCGACCTCGAAAACTCGCATCGACTCAGTGCCGACTATCCCATCGTCGCTCCCCGCGCCGGCACGGTTCTAAAACGCGAGGTCACCATAGGCCAGGTTGTCCAGCCTGCGGATCTCGCCTTCACCATTGCAAACCTCTCCACCGTGTGGATCGTCGCCAATGTTCCTGAAGAAGACGCGGGGCGCCTGTATCAGGGCATGGAGGTCACCGCCCGCATTCCTGCAATGCAAAAAGAGCTTCGCGGACGACTGACCTTCGTCTCTCCCATCGTCGATCCCGCAACGCGCACCGTCGCGGTAAGAATGGATGCGCCCAATCCCGATGGACAGCTGAAACCCGATCAGCTTGCCAACATGACCTTCGTCGGACGAACAGATCGCAAGCTCACAATTCCCAATACCGCTGTCGTGCGCGAAGAAAACAAAGATTTCGTCTTCGTCCAGAGCGCGCCAGAAAAATATCTTCTCCGTGAAGTATCGCTGGGTGATGAGACCAACGACCGCCGCGTCGTGCTCGCAGGCTTGCAGGAAAGCGACCGCATCGTACTCGATGGTGCTTTTCACTTGAACAATCAGCGTAAGCAGAACGCTATCAAGGGAGCGAAATAG
- a CDS encoding TolC family protein, with translation MIFRQLAIFSLLLAPCAFAQAGKQPLTLADALAMAQSNSPRLHEASAATDKATAAIGISRAYTNPSVEVFGGRQYARPIATPGVPGLLQHYAASQTLEVPSERRLRRSVAESMATSARYGQQAIALSVTADVKHAFYNALRREEEIRYAQDNLQLVDDLRHRVEVEVNVGEKGRLELTRAEAELARARFAVRSAQIEYANAIALLRAAIAAPPETNLDLTGHLAPRISLPPLQQVREQILRQHPAISQSQADLQASRTSFDYERALRIPQPTAFAEFENQPDLRYWRTGITIPIPLWDRRRSQIAQAQASIRQSDAVLHQRRLEIIAALERAYEQYQLADQQTTSLEAGSLHAAESAVDAAKAAYRFGERGIVEVLDAQRVLQSVRADLLDAQFARQAALIDLEELGAVAPGANP, from the coding sequence GTGATCTTTCGGCAGTTAGCCATCTTCTCCCTGCTCCTTGCGCCCTGTGCCTTTGCTCAGGCTGGCAAGCAGCCGCTTACTCTTGCAGATGCTCTCGCTATGGCGCAGAGCAACAGCCCACGTCTACATGAGGCCTCCGCCGCTACAGACAAAGCCACCGCCGCCATCGGCATCAGCCGCGCCTACACGAATCCATCTGTCGAGGTCTTCGGTGGACGACAATATGCTCGACCCATTGCGACGCCCGGCGTTCCAGGCTTACTGCAACATTACGCCGCCTCACAAACGCTCGAAGTTCCTTCCGAACGACGGCTGCGTCGAAGCGTTGCGGAGTCCATGGCCACAAGCGCGCGCTATGGTCAGCAGGCAATCGCTCTCTCCGTCACCGCCGACGTAAAACACGCTTTCTACAATGCGCTTCGTCGCGAAGAAGAGATTCGTTATGCCCAGGACAACCTGCAATTGGTTGACGATCTCCGTCATCGTGTCGAAGTCGAAGTCAACGTGGGCGAGAAGGGTCGCCTGGAACTGACCCGTGCCGAAGCTGAGCTTGCGCGTGCACGATTCGCCGTTCGCAGCGCCCAGATCGAATACGCCAATGCAATCGCTCTATTGCGGGCTGCCATTGCTGCACCACCGGAAACAAACCTCGACCTAACCGGCCATCTTGCGCCACGCATCTCGCTTCCTCCCCTGCAGCAGGTTAGAGAGCAGATCCTTCGCCAGCACCCCGCTATCTCACAATCGCAGGCAGACCTGCAGGCTAGCCGAACCTCTTTCGATTACGAACGTGCTCTGCGCATTCCGCAGCCTACGGCCTTCGCCGAGTTTGAGAATCAGCCCGACCTGCGTTATTGGCGAACAGGAATCACGATCCCTATTCCACTATGGGATCGCCGCCGCAGCCAGATCGCCCAGGCACAAGCAAGCATCCGGCAGAGCGATGCTGTGTTGCATCAACGACGACTCGAGATCATCGCCGCGCTGGAGCGGGCCTACGAGCAATACCAGTTAGCCGATCAACAGACCACGTCTCTCGAGGCTGGATCCCTGCACGCAGCAGAAAGCGCAGTCGATGCGGCCAAAGCAGCATATCGTTTCGGCGAGCGCGGCATCGTTGAGGTGCTCGATGCGCAGCGCGTTCTGCAAAGCGTTCGCGCCGATCTGCTGGATGCGCAGTTCGCACGCCAGGCAGCCCTCATCGATCTTGAAGAACTCGGCGCAGTCGCGCCCGGAGCGAACCCCTGA
- a CDS encoding N-acetylmuramoyl-L-alanine amidase, translated as MCNKVRSLGVWCALCAAGLSCAHVVAMTPSKTKSAAAQRRVVISPWQKATEAREKLEAIPAANRTRVDYAQALDAYRTIYHDDPQSKYAAAAVNAVAELLASQGRDLNDAKSLKAAIGQYEFLRMQYPGSSLRVGALLAQGQIYENDLHDAAAARERYQMLVKQYPSSSHAEEAKAGLASLDRGSSSAKTTRSVAKPQREESAQAMTKASASDAVPSSGSSAKHSSGFAPMATTGAAASETDSPVARRGTAAPATAAVDASDDAAEVPSPASSQATVSHVATASRRGGLAQVTGIRHWSTPNYTRVAIDLGDDVTYEAARVPNPDRIYFDLHGTRLAQSLVGKNFTVTDDGFLKKIRAAQFSNDMTRVVLDVNDVTEYSAFLLPNPYRLIIDIHGNSNPPTQVAANHDAASGAPSAAVPAPRTAAEQKTTSKRPVPNSIATANASSATDVAEVSAQPGRQDATSVPTSKPIAAVVPGSRSRGTSDEDVTASAGVTMPSSRRSKRSKAADSDPATPARAAVPTADGQTSLVRALGLKIGRIVIDAGHGGHDSGTLGVDGIQEKDVVLDVALRLGKLLHDRLGAEIIYTRSDDTFIPLETRTAIANKAQADLFLSIHANSSSDASARGVETYYLNFTSQPDALEVAARENAVSDQSIHQLSDLVKKIALKEKIDESREFASDVESSLYAGLQRGNSGLKNRGVKKAPFVVLIGANMPSILAEISFVTNPKDAEQLRQPEYRQRVAESLYKGVAKYQGGLGGARGSVEQASSR; from the coding sequence GTGTGCAATAAAGTGCGGAGTCTCGGCGTGTGGTGCGCTCTTTGCGCTGCAGGATTGAGCTGCGCGCATGTTGTTGCGATGACGCCGTCGAAGACGAAAAGCGCAGCAGCACAACGGCGCGTTGTGATCTCTCCGTGGCAGAAGGCGACGGAGGCGCGAGAGAAGCTGGAGGCGATTCCGGCAGCGAACCGCACGCGTGTGGATTATGCGCAGGCGCTCGATGCATATCGCACGATTTATCACGATGACCCGCAGAGTAAATATGCTGCTGCCGCGGTGAACGCTGTCGCTGAACTGTTGGCTTCGCAGGGGCGCGATCTGAACGATGCTAAGAGCCTGAAGGCTGCGATCGGCCAGTATGAGTTTTTGCGAATGCAGTATCCGGGCAGCTCGCTGCGTGTAGGCGCGCTGCTGGCGCAAGGGCAGATCTATGAGAACGACCTGCACGATGCTGCGGCTGCTCGCGAACGGTATCAGATGCTGGTGAAGCAATATCCCAGCAGCTCGCATGCGGAGGAGGCGAAGGCCGGACTTGCTTCTCTGGACCGTGGTTCATCGTCGGCGAAGACAACGCGCTCGGTTGCGAAGCCGCAGCGTGAAGAGTCAGCGCAGGCGATGACGAAGGCTTCGGCCTCGGATGCAGTTCCTTCGAGTGGTTCATCTGCGAAGCATTCGAGTGGGTTTGCGCCGATGGCGACGACCGGCGCTGCGGCCTCGGAGACGGATTCGCCGGTGGCGCGTCGCGGAACTGCGGCTCCAGCGACGGCTGCTGTGGATGCGAGCGACGATGCGGCTGAAGTCCCTTCACCGGCTTCGTCGCAGGCTACGGTTTCCCATGTTGCGACTGCGAGCAGGCGCGGTGGACTGGCGCAGGTGACCGGCATTCGTCATTGGTCGACGCCGAACTATACGCGTGTAGCGATCGATCTGGGCGACGATGTGACGTATGAAGCGGCGCGGGTGCCGAATCCAGACCGGATCTATTTCGATCTTCATGGAACTCGACTGGCGCAGTCGCTTGTGGGGAAGAATTTCACGGTAACGGACGACGGCTTTCTGAAGAAGATTCGCGCGGCGCAGTTCTCGAACGACATGACGCGCGTGGTGCTGGACGTGAACGATGTGACGGAGTATTCGGCATTTCTGCTGCCGAATCCTTACCGCCTGATCATCGATATTCATGGCAACAGCAACCCGCCGACGCAGGTGGCTGCGAATCATGATGCGGCTTCGGGTGCGCCGAGCGCTGCGGTTCCTGCTCCACGAACGGCTGCGGAGCAGAAGACGACGTCGAAGCGGCCGGTTCCGAATTCGATTGCGACGGCGAATGCCAGCTCGGCGACGGATGTTGCGGAGGTGAGCGCGCAGCCGGGGCGTCAGGATGCGACGAGTGTTCCGACATCGAAGCCGATTGCAGCGGTTGTGCCGGGCAGCAGGTCGCGCGGTACTTCGGATGAAGATGTGACAGCGTCTGCCGGCGTTACGATGCCGAGCTCGCGCAGGAGCAAGCGATCCAAGGCGGCAGACAGCGATCCGGCGACTCCGGCGCGAGCCGCGGTTCCGACGGCGGATGGGCAGACGTCGCTGGTGCGCGCGCTGGGCCTGAAGATCGGCCGTATCGTGATCGATGCAGGGCACGGCGGACATGATTCGGGCACGCTGGGCGTCGATGGCATCCAGGAGAAGGACGTGGTGCTGGACGTTGCGCTGCGGCTGGGCAAGCTGCTGCACGACAGGCTGGGCGCGGAGATTATCTACACGCGCTCGGATGATACGTTTATTCCTCTGGAGACGAGGACGGCGATTGCGAACAAGGCACAGGCGGATCTGTTTCTTTCGATCCATGCGAACTCGTCGAGCGATGCGAGCGCGCGCGGCGTCGAGACGTATTACCTGAACTTTACGTCGCAGCCGGATGCGCTGGAGGTTGCGGCGCGTGAGAACGCGGTGAGCGATCAGTCGATTCATCAGCTGAGCGATCTGGTGAAGAAGATCGCGCTGAAGGAGAAGATCGACGAGTCGAGAGAGTTTGCCTCGGACGTGGAGTCGAGTCTTTATGCGGGATTGCAGCGCGGAAATTCCGGACTGAAGAACCGTGGCGTGAAGAAGGCTCCGTTTGTGGTGCTGATCGGGGCGAATATGCCGTCGATCCTGGCGGAGATTTCGTTTGTGACGAATCCGAAGGACGCCGAGCAACTGCGGCAGCCGGAGTATCGGCAGCGTGTTGCAGAGAGCCTCTATAAAGGTGTCGCTAAGTATCAGGGCGGGTTGGGCGGCGCCAGAGGATCGGTAGAGCAGGCCAGCTCGCGGTAG